The Oceanispirochaeta sp. M1 region CTCCATATACTATTACTCATGACTTGGGAAAAAACATTAGTATTAGTAAAACCCGATGGTGTAAAGAGGGGCCTTATGGGCTCTATTCTTCATCGCTACGAACGGGCCGGGCTGGTGATCAGCGCCGTAAAACTTATCTCCGCCGATGAAAAACTGGCAGAAGAGCATTATGGAGAGCACAAGGGGAAAAGCTTCTTTCCCTCACTGGTGCATCTTCTTATATCAGGCCCCTCTCTTGCTCTTGTGATAGAAGGAGCTCATGCCATAGAGGTTGTTCGTAAGATCAACGGCGATACGGAACCCAGAATTGCGGCACCCGGTACCATAAGGGGAGACTTCACTCATATGAGTTATGCAAGAAGTCCCGAACTAAACGGAGTAATCTACAACGTGGTTCATGCCTCAGATTCTACTGAAAGTGCCGCAAGAGAACTCGGACTATGGTTTAAAGAAGAAGATTTCGTAGAACCCTACGATACTGTCCTCAAGGGCTTTATCTAAAAAAACATCAGAACTCATCGGCAGCCATAAAAGAACCTTCCGGTTCCAGGCTGCCGAAGATAATTATTCCTTCACACAGAGATCAACAAATTCAAACTTAATGACATCAAAAAGTCCCTCATCCGTCAGCTTCAACTCTGGGATTACCGGGAGCGCCATAAAAGCCAGAGTCATAAAGGGATCTACATCAGGGTTAACACCAAGTGTCTCAACAGCAATTTCCAGGAGAGACTTCAATGCGCGGCTCACATCTTCGGCACTCTGATCCGACATCAGCCCGCCTATGGGCAGAGGCAGCAGTCCTTCTACTTTTCCACCGGCAGCAACTGAGATTCCTCCACCCGTAGCAGCCAGGGCATTTACAGCCAGAGCCATATCTTCATCATTGTCTCCAATAACAATCAGATTGTGAGAATCATGCCCGATAGATGTGGCCACAGCACCACCCTTCAGACGATAGTTTTCAACCAGCCCCAAACCGATGGTCCCCTTTCCACCGTGGCG contains the following coding sequences:
- the ndk gene encoding nucleoside-diphosphate kinase encodes the protein MTWEKTLVLVKPDGVKRGLMGSILHRYERAGLVISAVKLISADEKLAEEHYGEHKGKSFFPSLVHLLISGPSLALVIEGAHAIEVVRKINGDTEPRIAAPGTIRGDFTHMSYARSPELNGVIYNVVHASDSTESAARELGLWFKEEDFVEPYDTVLKGFI